The following proteins are encoded in a genomic region of Oncorhynchus kisutch isolate 150728-3 linkage group LG6, Okis_V2, whole genome shotgun sequence:
- the LOC109892638 gene encoding uncharacterized protein LOC109892638, which yields MIVQFSIYSSSPCLFQMAVWWCVLFPLFFLTLSCVYPCGASTPGLLQAYSYSLKSTRCTHARVQQLLMRYKEELLDDKQFEDRDLELQTIPSLSTDFYHWLQMKDWERLSAASQALHTFWAHLDMKRKEMEVDKVEQRAAHWMGTRGKAKTTIPQGIHRIQTDLRDLMTKVNFQLRCVNSSRVSPTSPPALTRPVSPSSSHQAPSKSLWTSRLEGYIILRDLERYLTKLARDFILLKTKHSGPPSAQPNGR from the exons ATGATTGTGCAGTTCAGCATATAttcatcctctccctgtctcttccagATGGCTGTTTGGTGGTGTGTTCTGTTTCCCCTGTTCTTCCTCACCCTGAGCTGTGTGTACCCATGTGGTGCTTCCACTCCAGGCCTACTCCAGGCCTACTCATACTCCCTCAAATCTACCAGGTGCACCCATGCCCGGGTTCAGCAGCTGCTCATGAGATAT AAAGAGGAGCTGTTGGATGACAAGCAGTTTGAGGACAGAGATCTGGAGTTACAGACCATACCATCACTCTCTACAGACTTCTACCACTGGCTTCAGATGAAG GACTGGGAGCGTCTGAGTGCTGCCTCTCAAGCCCTGCACACTTTCTGGGCTCACCTGGATATGAAGAGAAAGGAGATGGAGGTGGATAAGGTGGAACAGAGAGCAGCCCACTGGATGGGGACAAGGGGGAAGGCTAAAACCACCATACCCCAGGGAATACACCGCATTCAGACAGACCTGCGGGATCTCATGACAAAAGTCAACTTTCAG TTGAGGTGTGTGAACAGTTCCCGTGTGAGCCCCACCTCTCCCCCAGCCCTGACCCGTCCAGTGAGCCCTTCCTCCAGCCACCAGGCCCCATCAAAGTCCCTGTGGACCAGCCGCCTTGAGGGCTACATCATCCTCAGGGACCTGGAGCGCTACCTCACCAAGCTGGCCAGAGACTTCATCCTCCTGAAGACCAAACACAGTGGTCCTCCAAGCGCCCAGCCCAATGGCAGATAA